Proteins from a genomic interval of Rosa chinensis cultivar Old Blush chromosome 2, RchiOBHm-V2, whole genome shotgun sequence:
- the LOC112188780 gene encoding transcription factor TCP4, whose product MGMKSVGGEIVQVQGGHIVRSTGRKDRHSKVVTAKGPRDRRVRLSAHTAIQFYDVQDRLGYDRPSKAVDWLIKKAKTAIDKLAELPPWHPTGVAANATQGEVPNGAGTSDMVISAEQSESSGYNFQLQRQIGDNTDHNESSFIPQSLDSDTIADTMKSFFPTSSAASTINFQSYPSDIISRTTNLNPNQDLGLSLHSFQDHGLIHHTQQSHQDTTHHNDQIQTLFAVPATAGFDSSAYQRMVAWSSDSSHENRGFVFNNMPALPHQQALMGQQQSSSAAPTFAQRGTLQSSFTPSIRSWSDEIQMASQRTQQHPVHHSSIFGTRFASDGLPVFCTPTRIHGDDADNSVVSDRPSSTSSPNSNHH is encoded by the coding sequence ATGGGCATGAAGAGCGTCGGAGGAGAGATTGTGCAAGTCCAAGGAGGTCACATTGTTCGATCCACCGGCCGGAAAGACCGCCACAGCAAGGTTGTAACCGCAAAAGGCCCCAGGGACCGCCGCGTGCGGTTGTCAGCCCACACCGCCATCCAATTCTACGATGTTCAAGACCGGCTGGGCTACGACCGGCCCAGTAAAGCCGTGGATTGGCTCATCAAGAAGGCGAAAACCGCCATTGACAAGCTTGCAGAGCTTCCACCATGGCACCCAACTGGTGTTGCTGCTAATGCTACACAAGGAGAAGTTCCAAATGGAGCTGGAACCAGTGATATGGTGATCTCAGCTGAGCAATCTGAGTCATCTGGCTACAATTTCCAGCTCCAGAGACAAATTGGGGACAACACAGATCACAATGAATCAAGCTTCATCCCTCAATCTCTTGATTCTGACACCATAGCTGATACCATGAAGTCTTTCTTCCCTACAAGCTCAGCTGCCTCAACCATCAATTTCCAGAGCTACCCATCTGATATAATCTCAAGAACAACTAATCTGAACCCCAACCAAGACCTTGGCCTCTCTCTCCACTCCTTCCAAGACCATGGCCTGATTCACCACACCCAGCAATCTCACCAGGACACCACTCACCACAACGATCAGATTCAAACCCTCTTCGCAGTGCCGGCCACGGCCGGGTTCGACTCCTCTGCTTATCAGAGGATGGTGGCATGGAGCAGCGACAGCAGCCATGAAAACAGAGGGTTTGTCTTCAACAACATGCCGGCGTTGCCGCATCAGCAAGCACTGATGGGGCAGCAGCAGAGCTCGTCTGCAGCTCCCACTTTTGCTCAGAGGGGTACCCTTCAGTCCAGTTTTACACCATCGATTCGTTCTTGGAGCGATGAAATTCAAATGGCTTCACAGAGAACGCAGCAGCACCCAGTTCATCACTCTTCCATTTTCGGCACAAGGTTTGCCTCTGATGGCCTCCCTGTGTTCTGCACTCCGACGCGTATTCACGGGGACGATGCAGACAACAGCGTCGTTTCGGATCGCCCATCTTCTACTTCCTCTCCCAACTCCAACCACCATTGA